The Pseudomonas asiatica genome has a segment encoding these proteins:
- a CDS encoding YifB family Mg chelatase-like AAA ATPase: MSLALVHSRAQVGVQAPAVSVETHLANGLPHLTLVGLPETTVKESKDRVRSAIVNSGLNYPQRRITQNLAPADLPKDGGRYDLAIALGILAADGQVPMATLAEVECLGELALSGKLRPVQGVLPAALAAREAGRALVVPRENAEEASLAGGLVVYAVGHLLELVAHLNGQVPLPPYAANGLILQQRPYPDLSEVQGQLAAKRALLLAAAGAHNLLFTGPPGTGKTLLASRLPGLLPPLDEHEALEVAAIQSVSGHAPLSSWPQRPFRHPHHSASGPALVGGSSRPQPGEITLAHHGVLFLDELPEFERRVLEVLREPLESGEIVIARARDKVRFPARFQLVAAMNPCPCGYLGDPTGRCRCSTEQIARYRNKLSGPLLDRIDLHLTVARESTTLNNQPCGETSADVAAKVAEARELQQRRQGCANAFLDLEGLRRHCGLAAADQAWLEGACERLTLSLRAAHRLLKVARTLADLEGSQAIGRAHLAEALQYRPGSS, from the coding sequence ATGTCCCTAGCCCTCGTCCACAGCCGCGCCCAGGTGGGCGTGCAGGCACCGGCGGTCAGCGTCGAAACCCACCTGGCCAACGGCTTGCCCCATCTCACGCTGGTCGGTCTGCCGGAAACCACGGTCAAAGAGAGCAAGGACCGGGTACGCAGCGCCATCGTCAACTCCGGTTTGAACTACCCGCAGCGGCGCATCACCCAGAACCTCGCCCCCGCCGACCTGCCCAAGGATGGCGGGCGCTATGACCTGGCCATTGCCCTGGGTATCCTCGCCGCCGATGGCCAGGTACCAATGGCCACCCTTGCCGAGGTCGAATGCCTGGGCGAACTGGCACTGTCTGGCAAGTTGCGCCCGGTGCAGGGCGTGCTGCCCGCGGCACTGGCGGCACGCGAAGCAGGCCGGGCGCTGGTGGTGCCACGGGAAAACGCCGAGGAAGCCAGCCTGGCAGGCGGGCTGGTGGTGTATGCGGTGGGGCACCTGCTGGAGCTGGTCGCCCACCTGAACGGCCAGGTGCCGTTGCCGCCGTATGCGGCCAACGGCCTGATCCTGCAACAACGCCCGTACCCGGACCTGAGCGAGGTGCAGGGCCAACTGGCTGCCAAGCGTGCACTGCTGCTAGCGGCGGCCGGGGCACATAACCTGCTGTTCACCGGGCCTCCCGGTACCGGCAAGACCTTGCTCGCCAGCCGCCTGCCAGGGCTGCTGCCACCGCTGGACGAGCACGAGGCACTGGAAGTGGCGGCGATCCAGTCGGTCAGCGGCCATGCGCCTCTGAGCAGCTGGCCGCAGCGGCCTTTTCGCCATCCACACCACTCCGCCTCCGGCCCGGCGCTGGTCGGCGGCAGCAGCCGGCCGCAACCGGGCGAAATCACCCTGGCCCACCATGGCGTGCTGTTTCTGGACGAACTGCCGGAATTCGAGCGGCGTGTGCTGGAGGTGTTGCGCGAGCCGTTGGAGTCGGGCGAGATCGTGATTGCCCGGGCCCGCGACAAGGTGCGCTTCCCGGCACGTTTCCAACTGGTGGCGGCAATGAACCCCTGCCCTTGCGGCTACCTGGGCGACCCCACTGGCCGCTGCCGCTGCAGTACCGAGCAGATCGCGCGGTATCGCAACAAGCTGTCCGGGCCGTTGCTGGACCGTATCGACCTGCACCTGACCGTGGCCCGGGAGAGCACCACGCTGAACAACCAGCCCTGCGGCGAGACCAGTGCCGATGTGGCGGCCAAGGTAGCCGAGGCACGTGAACTGCAACAGCGGCGGCAAGGGTGTGCGAATGCGTTTCTCGACCTTGAGGGGTTGCGCCGCCATTGTGGCTTGGCAGCGGCGGACCAGGCCTGGCTGGAGGGGGCATGTGAACGGCTGACCCTGTCGTTGCGCGCGGCACACCGGTTGTTGAAGGTGGCGCGAACGCTGGCGGATCTGGAAGGTAGCCAGGCAATTGGCCGGGCGCATCTGGCCGAGGCCCTGCAGTACCGGCCGGGGAGCAGTTAA
- a CDS encoding response regulator transcription factor yields MSRAVCIVDDDASVRKSLANLLRSAGFETLSFAAGDLFLASALARQAGCVLLDLRMPGMSGLAVQRELARLEWRLPVICMSAHWDEGAVRAAMALGALVCLGKPFSEEVLLKVVEDALVGSQ; encoded by the coding sequence ATGAGCAGAGCGGTGTGCATCGTCGACGACGATGCGTCGGTGCGCAAAAGCCTGGCCAACCTGCTGCGTTCGGCAGGTTTCGAGACCTTGTCGTTTGCTGCAGGGGACCTGTTCCTGGCCTCGGCACTGGCGCGGCAAGCGGGGTGTGTGCTGCTCGACCTGAGGATGCCCGGAATGAGCGGGCTGGCGGTGCAGCGCGAACTGGCCCGGCTGGAGTGGCGTTTGCCGGTGATCTGCATGTCGGCGCATTGGGATGAAGGGGCGGTGCGGGCGGCGATGGCGCTTGGGGCGCTGGTCTGCCTGGGCAAGCCATTTTCTGAAGAGGTGCTGCTGAAGGTGGTTGAGGATGCTTTGGTGGGCAGCCAGTGA
- a CDS encoding accessory factor UbiK family protein, which produces MLAPKALLDALSDQASRLFSSDTAQPRAELESQFKVLMQGAFSKLDLVSREEFDSQMVVLARTRARLEALEKQVAELEARLNPAPQDE; this is translated from the coding sequence ATGCTCGCGCCCAAAGCCCTTCTCGATGCCCTGAGCGACCAGGCCTCGCGCCTGTTCAGCAGCGATACCGCCCAGCCCCGCGCCGAACTGGAAAGCCAGTTCAAGGTGCTGATGCAAGGTGCCTTCAGCAAGCTGGACCTGGTCAGCCGCGAAGAATTCGACAGCCAGATGGTCGTCCTGGCGCGCACCCGCGCACGCCTCGAAGCCCTGGAAAAACAGGTAGCCGAACTGGAAGCACGGCTGAATCCAGCCCCGCAGGATGAATGA